The following coding sequences lie in one Monomorium pharaonis isolate MP-MQ-018 chromosome 1, ASM1337386v2, whole genome shotgun sequence genomic window:
- the LOC105827771 gene encoding probable splicing factor, arginine/serine-rich 7, protein MAVGSTKVVQVTNIAPQATKDQMQTLFGYLGKIEDIRLYPTIRDVAVPVQSRICYIKFHDQGCVAVAQHMTNTVFIDRALIVIPYQNGDIPDEQRALELTNNGTVVPGLYPSEPKLPPNVVNSVEGIPPNHVISTMDPKLEENGLPSYPHLPGHLDSRRIEEIRRTLVVANLDALVSPEQLLDFFGNNNVEIKYLRMCSRDSDSEHYALVELSEQAAVIAALLLNGRQLAERPIKLYHSTQAIAKPEAKSNEAAQKEIEEAMSRVKEAHNLISAAIDPMIGMLSKDKRSRSGSRSRKSRSRSRGRSRRSRSRKRSRSRHRRSRSRHRRRSRSRSKRSRSKDRRRGSPSRRRSSSRGRHRSRSRSRRSRSRRSPSRSKERKKRSPRRRSRSRSRSKGSTSRSRRSRSKSKSRSSKSKYSSDKSKDKDRERRSKDKSDNGKRSDSDRERPEKESSRSEKKSSKEKRSSDKSETKQSDDKGRSTSENNDSKEKTTESES, encoded by the exons ATGGCGGTCGGCTCGACGAAGGTTGTCCAGGTTACGAATATCGCGCCTCAGGCGACTAAAGACCAAATGCAGACGCTTTTTGGATATCTTGGCAAAATCGAGGACATTAGGTTATATCCAACGATCAGGGATGTTGCCGTACCCGTACAGTCGCGCATATGCTATATCAAGTTTCATGATCAGGGTTGCGTTGCTGTAGCTCAGCACATGACCAATACTGTCTTCATCGACCGTGCGCTGATAGTGATCCCGTACCAGAATGGAGACATTCCGGATGAGCAGCGTGCTTTGGAGCTGACCAACAATGGTACAGTTGTTCCAG GTCTCTATCCATCAGAACCAAAGCTGCCACCAAACGTAGTGAATTCCGTTGAAGGTATCCCTCCAAATCATGTCATCAGCACGATGGATCCCAAGTTAGAGGAAAATGGCCTGCCATCCTATCCACATCTACCAGGTCATCTGGATAGCAGACGTATCGAAGAGATCCGTCGCACACTCGTAGTGGCAAATTTGGATGCATTGGTGAGCCCTGAGCAGCTACTGGACTTCTTTGGCAACAACAATGTGGAGATCAAGTACCTGCGTATGTGCAGCAGGGACTCGGACTCCGAGCATTATGCACTGGTAGAGCTGTCAGAACAGGCCGCTGTGATTGCAGCGTTGTTACTGAACGGAAGGCAGCTGGCTGAACGACCGATCAAATTGTACCACTCCACGCAGGCAATCGCTAAACCAGAAGCAAAGAGCAACGAGGCTGCACAGAAAGAGATCGAAGAGGCAATGTCGCGGGTGAAGGAGGCACACAATCTCATCTCCGCGGCAATCGATCCGATGATTGGCATGCTTTCTAAGGATAAGCGAAGCAGAAGTGGCTCGCGCAGCCGTAAGTCTCGTTCGCGATCCCGCGGACGCAGTCGGCGTTCGAGATCGCGTAAACGCTCGCGATCACGCCATCGACGCTCGCGCTCGCGTCACCGGCGCCGATCACGCTCGCGTTCCAAACGTTCCAGATCCAAAGATCGCAGGCGTGGCTCACCATCAAGACGACGCAGCAGTTCGCGCGGTCGCCATCGCTCGCGTAGCAGATCGAGAAGATCGAG GTCACGTCGATCACCATCTAGATCAAAGGAACGGAAGAAGAGATCACCACGTCGTCGTAGTCGTTCACGTTCACGAAGCAAAGGTTCTACATCCAGATCTAGGCGTTCGCGTTCCAAATCCAAGTCTAGATCGTCCAAGTCCAAATATTCCTCGGATAAATCTAAGGATAAAGATCGGGAAAGACGTAGTAAGGACAAATCGGACAACGGTAAGAGAAGCGATAGCGATCGAGAGAGACCCGAGAAGGAGAGCAGTAGAAGCGAGAAGAAATCCAGCAAGGAGAAGCGGTCCAGCGATAAATCAGAAACCAAACAATCGGACGACAAAGGTAGATCGACATCTGAAAACAATGACAGCAAGGAGAAAACGACGGAATCGGAAAGCTAA
- the LOC105827772 gene encoding dual oxidase maturation factor 1 isoform X1: MEFQFGRSEGFPSQYAAHHTPVTVDVTETILIIVFVIISITYISIIPGYRKRQSIYIAIKIGFSIAIGCLLIVENFGQEWEYGSTKSKTPYRAGIGQEIDAQMAVKIGLRSVNITLKAKPEENTLLAKETIDYNERFPWTWDQGIIGFGPYAGLLQRTFREGQRKGLPIPILWIAEYFVIDGEGIRFGRFYRTAGWYCHILLWTAFACWILTNIFLESVSRYAAYLTGLIGGLQLLTCFVWVIVHNPIPLVIPFEDNVIKMTLGRHFWMTFGCGLLCIFLSIIMIFMDLRHPNMLSTFLQIDPLGQYDECVMRNCQVDMLRKKIRKNDSMEMTSPPSLQNKNMRMMVLKRRSTIKNAQKSLFRAPIPMKMEIYDDVTIYENQDIAGSSKAAPEMEICNEKKEKKEENIKPPPIPKKKKMKIRS; encoded by the exons ATGGAGTTTCAGTTTGGACGTTCGGAGGGTTTTCCCTCGCAATATGCTGCGCATCACACTCCAGTAACAGTAGATGTGACTGAGACCATTCTAATTATCGTTTTCGTGATTATCTCGATTACTTATATTAGCATCATACCAGGCTATCGGAAGAGACAA AGTATCTATATAGCTATAAAGATCGGCTTCAGCATTGCTATTGGGTGTTTGTTAATAg TAGAAAACTTTGGTCAAGAATGGGAATATGGCAGCACGAAGAGCAAGACACCTTATCGAGCCGGCATAGGGCAAGAGATCGATGCTCAAATGGCAGTCAAGATAGGATTAAGATCAGTTAACATCACACTGaaag cCAAACCGGAAGAAAATACGCTGCTAGCAAAAGAAACGATTGATTACAATGAGAGATTTCCCTGGACATGGGACCAAGGCATAATCGGTTTTGGACCTTATG CTGGACTGCTGCAGAGGACTTTCCGTGAAGGCCAACGAAAAGGCTTGCCCATTCCCATCTTATGGATTGCTGAGTATTTCGTCATCGATGGAGAAGGTATTCGATTTGGGAGATTTTATCGAACCGCCGGATGGTATTGTCATATCTTGTTGTG GACCGCTTTTGCCTGCTGGATACTGACTAATATATTCCTAGAGTCAGTGAGTCGGTACGCCGCTTATTTAACCGGCTTGATCGGTGGCTTACAATTGTTAACTTGTTTCGTATGGGTCATCGTGCACAATCCAATTCCGCTTGTAATTCCCTTCGAGGATAATGTCATTAAGATGACATTAGGCCGGCATTTCTGGATGACTTTCGGATGCG gtctgctttgtatttttttgtcgattataatgatatttatgGATCTGCGTCATCCTAATATGTTGTCCACGTTTTTACAAATAGATCCTCTCGGCCAGTACGACGAATGTGTAATGC GAAACTGTCAAGTAGACATGTTGCGtaaaaaaattcgtaaaaacGATTCGATGGAAATGACTTCTCCCCCGtctttgcaaaataaaaacatgagaATG ATGGTATTAAAAAGACGATCAACCATAAAAAACGCGCAAAAATCACTCTTCCGCGCACCAATTCCTATGAAAATGGAAATCTATGACGATGTGACCATTTACGAAAACCAGGATATCGCAGG GTCGTCTAAGGCCGCGCCTGAAATGGAAATATGCAAcgaaaagaaggaaaagaaagaagaaaatatcaaGCCACCACCAATtccgaaaaagaagaaaatgaagaTCCGTTCTTAA
- the LOC105827772 gene encoding dual oxidase maturation factor 1 isoform X2: MEFQFGRSEGFPSQYAAHHTPVTVDVTETILIIVFVIISITYISIIPGYRKRQSIYIAIKIGFSIAIGCLLIVENFGQEWEYGSTKSKTPYRAGIGQEIDAQMAVKIGLRSVNITLKAKPEENTLLAKETIDYNERFPWTWDQGIIGFGPYAGLLQRTFREGQRKGLPIPILWIAEYFVIDGEGIRFGRFYRTAGWYCHILLWTAFACWILTNIFLESVSRYAAYLTGLIGGLQLLTCFVWVIVHNPIPLVIPFEDNVIKMTLGRHFWMTFGCDPLGQYDECVMRNCQVDMLRKKIRKNDSMEMTSPPSLQNKNMRMMVLKRRSTIKNAQKSLFRAPIPMKMEIYDDVTIYENQDIAGSSKAAPEMEICNEKKEKKEENIKPPPIPKKKKMKIRS; this comes from the exons ATGGAGTTTCAGTTTGGACGTTCGGAGGGTTTTCCCTCGCAATATGCTGCGCATCACACTCCAGTAACAGTAGATGTGACTGAGACCATTCTAATTATCGTTTTCGTGATTATCTCGATTACTTATATTAGCATCATACCAGGCTATCGGAAGAGACAA AGTATCTATATAGCTATAAAGATCGGCTTCAGCATTGCTATTGGGTGTTTGTTAATAg TAGAAAACTTTGGTCAAGAATGGGAATATGGCAGCACGAAGAGCAAGACACCTTATCGAGCCGGCATAGGGCAAGAGATCGATGCTCAAATGGCAGTCAAGATAGGATTAAGATCAGTTAACATCACACTGaaag cCAAACCGGAAGAAAATACGCTGCTAGCAAAAGAAACGATTGATTACAATGAGAGATTTCCCTGGACATGGGACCAAGGCATAATCGGTTTTGGACCTTATG CTGGACTGCTGCAGAGGACTTTCCGTGAAGGCCAACGAAAAGGCTTGCCCATTCCCATCTTATGGATTGCTGAGTATTTCGTCATCGATGGAGAAGGTATTCGATTTGGGAGATTTTATCGAACCGCCGGATGGTATTGTCATATCTTGTTGTG GACCGCTTTTGCCTGCTGGATACTGACTAATATATTCCTAGAGTCAGTGAGTCGGTACGCCGCTTATTTAACCGGCTTGATCGGTGGCTTACAATTGTTAACTTGTTTCGTATGGGTCATCGTGCACAATCCAATTCCGCTTGTAATTCCCTTCGAGGATAATGTCATTAAGATGACATTAGGCCGGCATTTCTGGATGACTTTCGGATGCG ATCCTCTCGGCCAGTACGACGAATGTGTAATGC GAAACTGTCAAGTAGACATGTTGCGtaaaaaaattcgtaaaaacGATTCGATGGAAATGACTTCTCCCCCGtctttgcaaaataaaaacatgagaATG ATGGTATTAAAAAGACGATCAACCATAAAAAACGCGCAAAAATCACTCTTCCGCGCACCAATTCCTATGAAAATGGAAATCTATGACGATGTGACCATTTACGAAAACCAGGATATCGCAGG GTCGTCTAAGGCCGCGCCTGAAATGGAAATATGCAAcgaaaagaaggaaaagaaagaagaaaatatcaaGCCACCACCAATtccgaaaaagaagaaaatgaagaTCCGTTCTTAA
- the LOC105827772 gene encoding dual oxidase maturation factor 1 isoform X3 produces the protein MEFQFGRSEGFPSQYAAHHTPVTVDVTETILIIVFVIISITYISIIPGYRKRQSIYIAIKIGFSIAIGCLLIVENFGQEWEYGSTKSKTPYRAGIGQEIDAQMAVKIGLRSVNITLKAKPEENTLLAKETIDYNERFPWTWDQGIIGFGPYAGLLQRTFREGQRKGLPIPILWIAEYFVIDGEGIRFGRFYRTAGWYCHILLWTAFACWILTNIFLESVSRYAAYLTGLIGGLQLLTCFVWVIVHNPIPLVIPFEDNVIKMTLGRHFWMTFGCGNCQVDMLRKKIRKNDSMEMTSPPSLQNKNMRMMVLKRRSTIKNAQKSLFRAPIPMKMEIYDDVTIYENQDIAGSSKAAPEMEICNEKKEKKEENIKPPPIPKKKKMKIRS, from the exons ATGGAGTTTCAGTTTGGACGTTCGGAGGGTTTTCCCTCGCAATATGCTGCGCATCACACTCCAGTAACAGTAGATGTGACTGAGACCATTCTAATTATCGTTTTCGTGATTATCTCGATTACTTATATTAGCATCATACCAGGCTATCGGAAGAGACAA AGTATCTATATAGCTATAAAGATCGGCTTCAGCATTGCTATTGGGTGTTTGTTAATAg TAGAAAACTTTGGTCAAGAATGGGAATATGGCAGCACGAAGAGCAAGACACCTTATCGAGCCGGCATAGGGCAAGAGATCGATGCTCAAATGGCAGTCAAGATAGGATTAAGATCAGTTAACATCACACTGaaag cCAAACCGGAAGAAAATACGCTGCTAGCAAAAGAAACGATTGATTACAATGAGAGATTTCCCTGGACATGGGACCAAGGCATAATCGGTTTTGGACCTTATG CTGGACTGCTGCAGAGGACTTTCCGTGAAGGCCAACGAAAAGGCTTGCCCATTCCCATCTTATGGATTGCTGAGTATTTCGTCATCGATGGAGAAGGTATTCGATTTGGGAGATTTTATCGAACCGCCGGATGGTATTGTCATATCTTGTTGTG GACCGCTTTTGCCTGCTGGATACTGACTAATATATTCCTAGAGTCAGTGAGTCGGTACGCCGCTTATTTAACCGGCTTGATCGGTGGCTTACAATTGTTAACTTGTTTCGTATGGGTCATCGTGCACAATCCAATTCCGCTTGTAATTCCCTTCGAGGATAATGTCATTAAGATGACATTAGGCCGGCATTTCTGGATGACTTTCGGATGCG GAAACTGTCAAGTAGACATGTTGCGtaaaaaaattcgtaaaaacGATTCGATGGAAATGACTTCTCCCCCGtctttgcaaaataaaaacatgagaATG ATGGTATTAAAAAGACGATCAACCATAAAAAACGCGCAAAAATCACTCTTCCGCGCACCAATTCCTATGAAAATGGAAATCTATGACGATGTGACCATTTACGAAAACCAGGATATCGCAGG GTCGTCTAAGGCCGCGCCTGAAATGGAAATATGCAAcgaaaagaaggaaaagaaagaagaaaatatcaaGCCACCACCAATtccgaaaaagaagaaaatgaagaTCCGTTCTTAA